The following proteins come from a genomic window of Nicotiana tomentosiformis chromosome 12, ASM39032v3, whole genome shotgun sequence:
- the LOC104114375 gene encoding F-box/LRR-repeat protein At3g03360-like — MLMMLIYGYIFAIKVANVESFELIEFKGKLYEFPQFAYTSTSLRNLVLSGCKLSPSGSVNWSNLLSLSIRNQKLKEGVVGKVLSGCPNLECLELYHVWGIHHLEICSVKLTKLIIEEYMDGKLEILAPYVHHLQILGSCKGIRLHQINVASLITAVLDYSNFDENLEEELSYLKEFLHGVAHVENLELGPWCIECLSILELKGWQSQPSSRKFLKLNAGMESLFFPGICSFLQSSSDLETLVIDSVDDRSRDLLSRYTDEDEQVKRFETHILIAHCHI; from the exons ATGCTAATGATGCTGATTTATGGGTACATTTTTGCAATTAAAGTTGCTAATGTTGAAAGTTTTGAACTTATTGAATTTAAAGGTAAATTATATGAGTTTCCTCAGTTTGCATATACGAGTACATCACTGAGGAATTTGGTTTTAAGCGGCTGCAAACTGAGTCCTTCTGGTAGTGTGAACTGGAGTAATCTCCTTTCTCTTTCAATTAGGAACCAGAAATTGAAGGAGGGTGTAGTGGGAAAAGTATTATCTGGTTGCCCTAACTTGGAGTGCTTGGAACTATATCATGTTTGGGGCATTCATCATTTGGAAATCTGCTCTGTGAAGCTGACAAAACTGATCATTGAAGAGTACATGGATGGGAAGCTAGAAATATTAGCCCCATATGTTCATCATTTGCAAATTTTGGGGTCCTGCAAAGGGATACGCTTACACCAGATAAATGTGGCTTCACTTATCACCGCAGTTCTTGACTATTCAAATTTTGATGAGAATTTGGAGGAGGAGTTAAGCTATTTGAAGGAATTTCTTCACGGTGTTGCCCATGTTGAGAATCTTGAATTGGGTCCCTGGTGCATCGAG TGCCTTTCCATATTGGAGTTGAAAGGATGGCAGTCTCAGCCATCAAGCCGGAAATTCTTAAAGCTTAACGCAGGCATGGAATCATTGTTCTTCCCTGGAATTTGCAGCTTTCTACAGAGTTCATCAGATCTTGAGACATTGGTTATTGACTCGGTCGATGACAGATCAAGA GACCTACTGTCAAGGTACACAGACGAGGATGAACAGGTCAAGAGGTTTGAGACACATATTTTAATTGCTCACTGCCACATTTGA